Proteins encoded within one genomic window of Fibrobacter sp. UWB16:
- the fusA gene encoding elongation factor G, protein MKDIQLHRNIGISAHIDSGKTTLTERILYFTKRIHAIHEVRGKDGVGATMDSMELERERGITIQSAATFANWTHTKTGEKDSINIIDTPGHVDFTIEVERSLRVLDGAILVLTGVEGVQSQSITVDRQMRRYHVPRVVFVNKCDRSGANPLRVAVMLKEKLNHKPCVMQIPIGLESNLKGVVDLLEMKAYYFEGDNGDDMIEKEIPAELVDQANEYREKLVDCCADYSDEVMEKAMEGEYGVDQIDKNLLKKVIREATIRLDITPVFMGSAHKNIGVQKLLDGVIDFLPCPTDVENKALDLDNNEAEVILKSEDNAPLVCYAFKLVNDRYGQLTYVRVYQGTLKKGDMITNMATGKKVSVGRLVRMHADEMVDITEAGAGDIVALFGIDCASGTTFTDGKNHYNMTSMHVPNPVIELVIEAKNRDDLDNMSKALNRFTKEDPTFQVEVDKESGQTIIKGMGELHLDVYIERMRREYKCDVTTGAPQVAYRETITRPAKFDYTHKKQTGGSGQYAKVVGEMRPMAVEGDQEKVYNFVNSVVGGRIPKEYIPSCDKGFQSCMEAGSLIGFPVVGIEMEVQDGAFHPVDSSDMAFQVAARMAFREAFAKAGAQILEPIMKVEIQTPTEFQGGVVGNVSQRRGSIVGTSEELGMTTITAEVPLSEMFGYATDLRSMTQGKAEFTMEFCKYLPVPKNIQEELIKKYGDKVKARA, encoded by the coding sequence ATGAAAGACATTCAGCTGCACAGAAATATCGGTATTTCTGCTCACATCGACTCCGGTAAGACTACCCTTACCGAACGTATCCTCTACTTCACAAAGCGTATCCACGCTATCCACGAAGTTCGTGGTAAAGACGGCGTCGGTGCCACGATGGACTCCATGGAACTTGAACGCGAACGCGGCATCACGATTCAGTCTGCTGCTACGTTTGCAAACTGGACTCACACCAAGACCGGAGAAAAGGACTCCATCAACATCATCGATACTCCGGGGCACGTGGACTTCACGATCGAAGTGGAACGTTCTCTCCGCGTGTTGGACGGTGCTATCCTCGTCCTCACTGGCGTTGAAGGCGTCCAGTCCCAGTCTATTACCGTTGACCGCCAAATGCGCCGTTACCATGTGCCGCGCGTCGTGTTCGTGAACAAGTGCGACCGCTCTGGTGCAAATCCGCTCCGCGTTGCAGTCATGCTCAAGGAAAAGCTCAACCACAAGCCGTGCGTCATGCAGATTCCTATAGGTTTGGAATCCAATCTTAAGGGCGTGGTCGACCTTCTCGAAATGAAGGCATACTACTTCGAAGGCGACAATGGCGACGACATGATCGAAAAGGAAATCCCGGCAGAACTCGTCGACCAGGCTAACGAATACCGTGAAAAGCTCGTTGACTGCTGCGCTGACTACAGCGACGAAGTCATGGAAAAGGCTATGGAAGGCGAATACGGTGTCGACCAGATCGACAAGAACCTCCTCAAGAAGGTCATCCGCGAAGCTACCATCCGTCTCGACATCACTCCGGTGTTCATGGGTTCTGCTCACAAGAACATTGGTGTCCAGAAGCTCCTCGACGGTGTTATCGACTTCCTCCCGTGCCCGACCGACGTTGAAAACAAGGCTCTCGACCTCGACAACAACGAAGCTGAAGTTATCCTCAAGTCCGAAGACAACGCACCGCTCGTCTGCTACGCATTCAAGCTCGTGAACGACCGCTATGGCCAGCTCACCTACGTCCGCGTTTACCAGGGTACCCTCAAGAAGGGCGACATGATCACCAACATGGCAACCGGCAAGAAGGTTTCCGTTGGCCGTCTCGTCCGTATGCACGCTGACGAAATGGTGGATATCACCGAAGCCGGTGCAGGCGACATCGTTGCTCTGTTCGGTATCGACTGCGCATCCGGTACGACATTCACGGATGGCAAGAACCACTACAACATGACTTCTATGCACGTTCCTAACCCGGTTATCGAACTTGTTATTGAAGCCAAGAACCGTGACGACCTCGACAACATGTCCAAGGCCCTCAACCGCTTCACGAAGGAAGACCCAACGTTCCAGGTCGAAGTTGACAAGGAATCTGGTCAGACCATCATCAAGGGTATGGGCGAACTCCACCTTGACGTTTATATCGAACGTATGCGCCGTGAATACAAGTGCGACGTGACGACTGGTGCTCCGCAGGTTGCTTACCGCGAAACCATCACCCGCCCGGCCAAGTTCGACTACACCCACAAGAAGCAGACTGGTGGTTCTGGTCAGTACGCTAAGGTCGTCGGCGAAATGCGTCCGATGGCTGTCGAAGGCGACCAGGAAAAGGTCTACAACTTCGTCAACTCCGTCGTCGGTGGCCGTATTCCGAAGGAATACATCCCGTCTTGCGATAAGGGTTTCCAGAGCTGCATGGAAGCAGGTTCTTTGATCGGCTTCCCGGTTGTCGGTATCGAAATGGAAGTCCAGGATGGTGCATTCCACCCGGTCGACTCCTCTGATATGGCGTTCCAGGTTGCTGCCCGTATGGCCTTCCGCGAAGCTTTCGCTAAGGCTGGCGCTCAGATCCTCGAACCGATCATGAAGGTCGAAATCCAGACCCCGACCGAATTCCAGGGCGGTGTCGTGGGTAACGTTTCCCAGCGTCGTGGTAGCATCGTTGGTACTTCCGAAGAACTCGGCATGACCACGATTACTGCTGAAGTTCCGCTTTCCGAAATGTTCGGTTATGCTACGGACCTCCGTTCCATGACCCAGGGTAAGGCAGAATTCACGATGGAATTCTGCAAGTACCTCCCGGTTCCGAAGAACATCCAGGAAGAACTCATCAAGAAGTACGGCGACAAGGTCAAGGCTCGCGCCTAA
- a CDS encoding EcsC family protein, whose amino-acid sequence MLNFNEFKKDDSNSIQEMFNSVVFNLITDIPDSLLCPNRDPDARADILIKQAAFKAAAVSTSLSIPAGFTGVLTSIPDIAAVWRIQAQLVSDIACTYGKFSMLSREAMVWCLFRHSAASLLRDVAVRTGSRIVMQKLSLAALQKLLQRIGVKISTNFLGRIALRAIPAIGAVGNGAYTYFDTNEVGKTAKSYFKALEGVEKPELVENAIDKEPESSDAGADQSANGENNAESTEQHSDENN is encoded by the coding sequence ATGTTAAACTTTAACGAATTCAAAAAAGACGATTCCAATTCCATTCAGGAAATGTTCAACTCCGTCGTCTTCAACCTGATTACGGATATTCCGGACTCGCTCCTCTGCCCCAACAGGGATCCTGATGCGCGTGCCGATATCTTGATTAAGCAGGCAGCCTTCAAGGCAGCAGCCGTTAGCACCTCGCTTTCTATCCCGGCAGGGTTCACCGGCGTCTTGACATCTATCCCGGATATCGCCGCAGTCTGGCGCATCCAGGCTCAGCTTGTTTCCGATATCGCTTGCACCTACGGTAAATTCTCCATGCTTTCCCGTGAAGCCATGGTCTGGTGCTTGTTCCGCCACAGTGCAGCCTCGCTTCTCCGCGATGTCGCCGTCCGTACGGGCAGCCGCATTGTCATGCAAAAGCTTTCGCTCGCCGCCCTCCAAAAACTGCTCCAGAGAATCGGCGTCAAGATTTCAACGAACTTCCTCGGCCGCATTGCTCTCCGAGCTATCCCGGCCATCGGTGCCGTCGGTAACGGCGCTTACACATACTTCGACACGAACGAAGTCGGCAAGACGGCTAAGTCTTACTTCAAGGCTCTCGAAGGTGTAGAAAAGCCGGAACTCGTCGAAAACGCCATCGACAAGGAGCCTGAATCCAGCGATGCCGGTGCAGATCAAAGCGCAAACGGCGAAAACAATGCAGAATCGACCGAACAGCACTCTGACGAAAACAACTAA
- the map gene encoding type I methionyl aminopeptidase: MAKIKVKSAKEIELIRDAGALAAETLIRAGEMCKPGVSTLEIDEFIGDYTRQHKGISACMGYHGYPRYACISINEVVCHGIPNAQTILKDGDIVNIDITTILSGYHGDTSAMFCVGKVSDIARELVDTAKFCMEEGIRTAGERGAHWNDIGCAIQDIADEHGFSVVEDYCGHGIGRGFHEEPTVYHFRNYERCPFIEVGNVFTVEPMLNVGRPGTKTLSDGWTAVTRDGSLSAQWEHTVVKTKDGIDILTLPR; encoded by the coding sequence ATGGCAAAAATCAAAGTAAAATCCGCAAAAGAAATCGAACTGATCCGCGACGCCGGCGCTCTCGCTGCCGAAACGCTGATCCGTGCTGGAGAAATGTGCAAGCCCGGCGTCTCCACGCTCGAAATCGATGAATTCATCGGCGACTACACACGCCAGCACAAGGGCATCTCCGCCTGCATGGGCTATCACGGTTATCCGCGCTACGCCTGCATCAGCATCAACGAAGTTGTCTGCCACGGCATCCCGAACGCCCAGACCATTCTCAAGGATGGCGACATCGTAAACATCGACATCACCACAATCCTCTCCGGCTACCACGGCGATACCTCCGCCATGTTCTGCGTTGGTAAGGTCTCCGACATCGCTCGCGAACTTGTCGATACCGCCAAGTTCTGCATGGAAGAAGGCATCCGCACTGCAGGCGAAAGAGGCGCACACTGGAACGACATCGGCTGCGCCATCCAGGACATCGCCGACGAACACGGCTTCAGCGTTGTCGAAGACTACTGCGGTCACGGCATCGGTCGCGGCTTCCACGAAGAACCGACAGTCTACCACTTCCGCAACTACGAACGTTGCCCGTTCATTGAAGTCGGTAACGTGTTCACGGTCGAACCGATGCTCAACGTCGGCCGCCCGGGTACCAAGACTCTCAGCGACGGTTGGACTGCTGTCACCCGCGATGGCTCTCTCAGCGCCCAGTGGGAACACACCGTCGTGAAGACCAAGGATGGCATCGACATCCTTACGCTTCCGCGCTAA
- a CDS encoding DEAD/DEAH box helicase — protein sequence MSDEIKEETKERVNPFLTPVKIIEPKNKLPDYTFDMLPEEQKAILREHGWTELMPVQRKSIPYMLAARDMLVQSKTGSGKTGAYALPLLQVIVRDHPYPQALILVPTRELCIQVQEEFEKLSKGTGIKSVAIFGGVSYEPQIKALRSGVHVIVATPGRLMDHIQRGNVDLLSIRDLVLDEADEMLSMGFYPDMQKIRKYLPKAISCTMYSATIPQTVKSLAREFQRPGADFLSLSYDKVIANNLEHRYYTCDVMEKDSMTIKVLEYYNPESCMIFCNYKRDVSYLEQVLSGYGFEVGALSGDVAQSLREKTLNAFRDKKLKILICTDVAARGIDVDHVTHVIVYDHPADHEVYVHRSGRTARAGRSGLCISLITPVEEIDLRQTAVDFGINFIKMDPLTNEEIAKKVSERTKVRLEEVRKHFGGQKATERISRMLPLVKDLANGTTDDQMLLAYLLDRYAWKK from the coding sequence ATGAGTGACGAAATTAAAGAAGAAACGAAAGAAAGAGTAAATCCGTTTTTAACGCCTGTCAAAATTATCGAGCCCAAGAACAAGCTCCCCGATTATACGTTTGATATGCTCCCCGAAGAACAGAAGGCTATTCTCCGGGAACACGGCTGGACCGAACTGATGCCAGTCCAGCGCAAGTCCATCCCTTACATGCTCGCCGCCCGCGATATGCTCGTGCAATCGAAGACGGGTTCGGGCAAGACGGGCGCATACGCCCTCCCGCTTTTGCAGGTCATTGTCCGTGACCATCCGTATCCGCAGGCTCTTATCCTCGTGCCGACGCGTGAACTCTGCATCCAGGTGCAAGAAGAATTTGAAAAGCTCTCGAAGGGTACGGGTATCAAGTCTGTCGCTATTTTTGGTGGCGTAAGCTACGAACCGCAAATCAAGGCACTCCGTTCCGGCGTACATGTCATTGTCGCTACTCCGGGCCGCCTCATGGACCACATCCAGCGCGGTAATGTAGACTTACTTTCTATCCGCGACCTCGTCCTCGACGAAGCCGACGAAATGCTCTCGATGGGTTTCTACCCCGACATGCAGAAGATCCGCAAGTACTTGCCGAAGGCCATCTCCTGCACAATGTACAGCGCCACAATTCCGCAGACGGTCAAGAGCCTTGCCCGCGAATTCCAGCGTCCGGGTGCCGATTTCCTTTCGCTCAGCTACGACAAAGTCATCGCAAACAACCTCGAACACCGCTACTACACTTGCGACGTGATGGAAAAGGATTCCATGACCATCAAGGTTCTGGAATACTACAATCCTGAAAGCTGCATGATTTTCTGCAACTACAAGCGCGACGTGAGCTACCTCGAACAGGTGCTCTCCGGTTACGGCTTTGAAGTCGGTGCACTCAGTGGCGATGTCGCCCAGAGCCTCCGCGAAAAGACGCTCAACGCCTTCCGCGACAAGAAGCTCAAAATTCTCATCTGCACAGACGTGGCCGCCCGCGGTATCGACGTGGACCACGTGACGCACGTGATTGTCTATGACCACCCCGCCGACCACGAAGTCTATGTGCACCGCAGCGGACGAACCGCCCGTGCAGGCCGCAGTGGTCTCTGCATTTCTCTCATCACGCCGGTCGAAGAAATCGACCTCCGCCAGACAGCAGTTGACTTCGGCATAAACTTCATCAAGATGGATCCGCTCACGAACGAAGAAATCGCGAAGAAGGTGAGCGAACGTACCAAAGTCCGCCTCGAAGAAGTCCGCAAGCACTTCGGCGGTCAAAAAGCAACTGAACGCATCAGCCGCATGCTCCCGCTCGTCAAAGACCTTGCGAACGGCACGACCGACGACCAGATGCTCCTCGCCTACCTGCTCGACAGATACGCATGGAAAAAGTAG
- the pyrE gene encoding orotate phosphoribosyltransferase, producing the protein MNKDNFVHFLVESGALKFGNFVTKSGRETPYFINTGEFRTGASLSKLAEFYAAAFMVHFDGKAQNLYGPAYKGIPLCAATAMKLSDLYAQNLTFTYNRKEVKDHGEGGSLVGYKYAEKTNVVIIEDVITAGTSVNETMQALSQIENANVIGLLISVDRKEKLENGKSALQTVQEQYGIEAHSIVDINDIIAFLESEENRKAINAPEGILDRVYAYREKWGAV; encoded by the coding sequence ATGAATAAAGACAACTTTGTACACTTCCTCGTAGAATCTGGAGCCCTCAAGTTCGGCAACTTCGTCACCAAGAGCGGTCGCGAGACGCCTTACTTTATCAATACTGGAGAGTTCCGTACGGGCGCCTCCCTTTCGAAGCTCGCTGAATTCTATGCAGCTGCATTTATGGTTCATTTCGACGGCAAGGCTCAGAACCTTTACGGACCGGCCTACAAGGGCATTCCACTCTGCGCTGCTACAGCCATGAAGCTCTCTGACTTGTACGCCCAGAACCTTACGTTCACGTACAACAGAAAAGAAGTCAAGGATCACGGTGAAGGCGGTTCCCTCGTCGGTTACAAGTACGCCGAAAAGACAAACGTCGTCATTATCGAAGACGTGATTACCGCAGGTACTTCTGTCAACGAAACCATGCAGGCACTTTCCCAGATCGAAAACGCCAACGTCATCGGCCTTCTCATCTCTGTGGACCGCAAGGAAAAGCTCGAAAACGGCAAGTCCGCATTGCAGACTGTTCAGGAACAGTACGGCATTGAAGCCCACTCCATCGTAGACATCAACGACATCATTGCATTCCTCGAAAGCGAAGAAAACCGCAAGGCAATTAATGCTCCCGAAGGAATCCTTGACCGCGTTTACGCTTACCGCGAAAAGTGGGGCGCCGTCTAA
- the purU gene encoding formyltetrahydrofolate deformylase produces the protein MTRYILQILCPDQKGLIAGTTQVLAKAGANIIDLQQHTAKDIETFFLRAVFDIEADGIPEVKRHLETIAPHLQLNWKLFDTSKTERVAIFVSKTDHCLYDLLLKRRDGDLPCEFSCIVGNHPDLGPVGGSFGVPFYYVPSNPDKSIPENRFREIIEETKTDTIVLARYMQILTAQFTEEFKYRIINIHHGFLPAFKGAKPYHQAWHKGVKIIGATAHFATEDLDQGPIICQDIQRVPETASIDELVELGKDIEKRTLSQALKLWLEHRVFVHAGRTFIL, from the coding sequence ATGACTCGTTATATTCTCCAGATCCTTTGCCCTGACCAAAAAGGGCTTATCGCCGGCACCACGCAAGTCCTTGCTAAAGCCGGAGCAAACATTATCGACCTCCAGCAACACACAGCCAAGGATATCGAAACCTTTTTCTTGCGCGCCGTTTTCGACATTGAAGCGGATGGCATTCCCGAAGTCAAAAGACACCTCGAAACAATTGCCCCGCACCTCCAGTTGAACTGGAAATTGTTCGACACCTCCAAGACCGAACGCGTTGCCATTTTTGTTTCCAAGACGGACCACTGCCTTTACGACTTGCTCCTCAAGCGCCGCGATGGCGACCTTCCCTGCGAATTCAGCTGCATCGTGGGTAACCACCCGGATTTAGGCCCCGTGGGCGGTTCCTTTGGCGTGCCGTTCTACTATGTGCCGTCCAACCCGGACAAGTCGATTCCCGAAAACCGTTTCCGCGAAATTATCGAAGAAACCAAGACGGATACCATCGTTCTTGCCCGCTACATGCAGATTTTGACTGCGCAGTTCACAGAAGAATTCAAGTACCGCATCATCAACATCCACCATGGGTTCCTCCCGGCATTCAAGGGAGCAAAGCCCTACCACCAGGCATGGCACAAGGGTGTAAAGATTATCGGTGCAACAGCGCATTTTGCCACTGAAGACCTCGACCAGGGGCCGATTATTTGCCAAGACATCCAGCGCGTTCCTGAAACCGCAAGCATCGATGAACTCGTCGAACTAGGCAAGGACATCGAAAAGCGCACGCTTTCACAGGCGCTTAAGCTGTGGCTTGAACATCGCGTGTTCGTTCACGCCGGCAGAACATTTATTCTCTAG
- a CDS encoding fibrobacter succinogenes major paralogous domain-containing protein, giving the protein MERIKLFRLGIYSVLALSVAQVFAAPPKTWDAIFNAEGQGEYAAAKIDGNIRFGEYTHYKNIQPVSFRVLDDKFDFSVAGNMTVPAKLVEDPNFYENCRNTMEAWISYFDKPRHFGSEDLIINIAGVDFACGNDLFNVHDLRIKFTNPQAQKAWVNELEGRQKYKREQLSEFRIAEQEHRAEIRDKSTSFTDPRDGQVYRIIKVEGREWFAQNVNYNVEGHSWCYEDKDSYCARSGRLYDLEGARKACPEGWHLPRDREWSDMLKGLTGCYDGVDKCGNFATKMKATTGWQGGGGTDEYGFTIFSSGYRKLLGKSTVRYEDMGEYAGFWSAQNGRNETIWLWAMGRMSDQMVRQLVPATARNNGYSVRCINGN; this is encoded by the coding sequence ATGGAGAGAATTAAATTGTTCAGACTGGGAATTTACTCCGTGCTCGCTTTGTCTGTCGCTCAGGTGTTTGCAGCACCTCCTAAGACATGGGATGCCATTTTTAACGCTGAAGGTCAGGGCGAATATGCCGCGGCCAAGATTGATGGAAATATCCGTTTTGGCGAATACACCCATTATAAGAATATCCAGCCGGTTTCCTTCCGCGTTTTGGATGACAAGTTTGACTTTTCTGTTGCTGGTAACATGACTGTTCCGGCAAAGTTGGTCGAAGATCCGAACTTCTACGAGAATTGCCGCAATACCATGGAAGCGTGGATTTCTTATTTCGATAAGCCGCGCCATTTTGGTAGCGAAGACCTTATCATCAACATTGCCGGTGTGGACTTTGCTTGCGGTAACGACTTGTTCAACGTCCATGACTTGCGTATAAAGTTTACCAATCCGCAGGCTCAGAAAGCTTGGGTGAACGAACTTGAAGGACGTCAGAAGTACAAGCGCGAACAGCTCTCTGAATTCCGCATTGCCGAACAGGAACACCGCGCTGAAATTCGCGACAAGTCCACTTCGTTTACGGACCCGCGCGATGGTCAAGTTTATCGAATCATCAAGGTCGAAGGCCGTGAATGGTTTGCCCAGAACGTGAACTACAATGTCGAAGGCCACTCCTGGTGCTACGAAGACAAGGACTCTTACTGCGCACGTAGCGGTCGTCTGTACGACCTCGAAGGTGCTCGCAAGGCTTGCCCGGAAGGTTGGCACTTGCCGCGTGACCGCGAATGGTCCGACATGCTCAAGGGCCTCACGGGCTGCTACGATGGCGTTGACAAGTGCGGTAACTTTGCTACAAAGATGAAGGCTACGACTGGCTGGCAGGGCGGTGGCGGTACCGACGAATACGGTTTCACCATCTTCTCTTCGGGCTATCGCAAGCTTCTCGGCAAGTCTACGGTTCGCTATGAAGACATGGGCGAATACGCTGGCTTCTGGTCTGCACAGAATGGCCGTAACGAAACGATTTGGCTTTGGGCTATGGGCCGCATGAGCGACCAGATGGTTCGCCAGCTCGTGCCTGCAACGGCTAGGAATAACGGTTATTCTGTGAGATGCATTAACGGTAACTAA
- the argS gene encoding arginine--tRNA ligase gives MNSFNAEIAKALAATGAFDEEAALKLISVPPDTSHGNYTIPCFSLAKTLRKAPKLIAEDLAAKVQLPAGLSKVEAVNGYLNFFIDRGFLAKSTLDEIAAKGLEYGHAASNGKVVCIDYSSPNIGKELAFHHLRSTMIGNSLARIYKAAGYKVERINHLGDWGTAFGKLIVMYLREKLPTDEATLNALTVKELNILYASFSKASKEEPGLEDEARAAFTKLEQGDEFYRKLWTAFRAATLKELMRIYDMMGVGFDHYTGESFFEDKIPAVLDELREKNLLVNSQERDVVMLDEFDLNPCLIRKSDGSTLYATRDLAAAIYRKKEYNFDKCLYVVDLGQALHFKQVFHVLKKMGREWYKDMYHIPFGVILQMVDGKWEKGKTRTGTASLLRDVIEAAQKKILEFIDEKNPGLENKELIARQIGISALTFNDLKNSRLKDVRFDWDAVMSFEGDTGPYVQNAHVRLCSIMRKAGYTVPVADVDYAQLTDDAAYSLINILAKKGEKILAAVKDDEPSVLAQYALEIAEAAHKFIHEDRVLGSAEEKSRLFLVQSTQIVLENVLDLLGLFPIRQM, from the coding sequence ATGAACTCATTTAATGCAGAAATCGCAAAGGCACTTGCAGCAACTGGAGCTTTTGACGAAGAAGCCGCATTGAAACTTATTTCCGTACCGCCTGATACAAGTCACGGCAACTACACCATTCCTTGCTTTTCTCTTGCAAAGACCCTCCGCAAGGCACCGAAGCTCATTGCCGAAGATTTAGCAGCAAAGGTTCAGCTCCCGGCTGGGCTTTCTAAAGTTGAAGCCGTGAACGGTTACCTCAACTTCTTCATCGACCGCGGATTCCTCGCCAAGTCTACGCTCGACGAAATCGCCGCCAAGGGTTTGGAATACGGCCATGCCGCATCGAATGGCAAGGTTGTCTGCATCGACTACAGCTCCCCGAACATCGGTAAGGAACTCGCCTTCCACCACTTGCGTTCTACAATGATCGGTAACTCGCTTGCCCGCATCTACAAGGCTGCCGGTTACAAGGTCGAACGCATCAACCACCTCGGTGACTGGGGCACTGCATTCGGTAAGCTCATCGTGATGTACCTCCGCGAAAAGCTCCCGACCGACGAAGCAACTTTGAACGCACTCACCGTGAAGGAACTCAACATCCTTTACGCTAGCTTCTCCAAGGCCTCCAAGGAAGAACCCGGCCTCGAAGACGAAGCTCGCGCCGCATTCACAAAGCTCGAACAGGGCGACGAATTCTACCGCAAGCTTTGGACCGCATTCCGCGCCGCAACGCTCAAGGAACTCATGCGCATTTACGACATGATGGGCGTTGGCTTTGACCACTACACCGGTGAATCCTTCTTTGAAGACAAGATTCCGGCCGTGCTCGACGAACTCCGCGAAAAGAACTTGTTGGTGAACAGCCAGGAACGCGACGTGGTGATGCTCGATGAATTCGACCTGAACCCGTGCCTTATCCGCAAGAGTGATGGTTCCACGTTGTACGCAACCCGCGACCTCGCTGCCGCAATTTACCGCAAAAAGGAATACAACTTCGACAAGTGCCTTTATGTGGTGGACTTGGGACAAGCTCTCCACTTCAAGCAGGTGTTCCACGTGCTCAAGAAGATGGGCCGCGAATGGTACAAGGACATGTACCACATTCCGTTCGGCGTGATCCTCCAGATGGTCGACGGCAAGTGGGAAAAGGGCAAGACACGTACCGGTACGGCAAGCCTCCTCCGCGATGTGATTGAAGCCGCCCAAAAGAAGATTCTCGAATTCATCGACGAAAAGAATCCGGGCCTCGAAAACAAGGAACTCATTGCACGCCAGATCGGTATCAGCGCTCTTACCTTCAACGACCTCAAGAACAGCCGCTTGAAGGATGTCCGCTTTGACTGGGATGCCGTCATGAGTTTCGAAGGCGACACGGGTCCGTACGTGCAGAACGCACACGTCCGTCTTTGCAGCATTATGCGCAAGGCCGGCTACACCGTTCCGGTGGCTGACGTGGATTACGCTCAGCTTACCGATGACGCCGCCTACAGCCTCATCAACATTCTCGCCAAGAAGGGTGAAAAGATTCTCGCCGCAGTCAAGGACGATGAACCGAGCGTGCTCGCACAATATGCACTCGAAATTGCCGAAGCCGCACACAAGTTCATCCACGAAGACCGCGTGCTCGGATCCGCCGAAGAAAAGTCCAGACTCTTCCTCGTGCAGTCTACACAGATTGTGCTCGAAAACGTCCTCGACTTGCTCGGCCTCTTCCCAATCCGCCAGATGTAA